Proteins co-encoded in one Anaerobranca gottschalkii DSM 13577 genomic window:
- a CDS encoding tRNA (mnm(5)s(2)U34)-methyltransferase — MIKRSLEFARQLVFESLRDGDIAVDGTAGNGNDTLLLAKGVGEKGKVYAFDIQQEALDNTYKLLVNNKLESRVVLIKESHDCLKQYLGNLKAKAIMFNFGYLPGGNHKIITKLESTIPAIEQGLEILQKNGIMSLMLYPGHYGGKWETEGVITLAKNLNPRHYTVLHYNLINLQNFPPQLILIQKKI; from the coding sequence GTGATTAAAAGAAGTTTAGAGTTTGCAAGACAACTAGTATTTGAAAGTTTAAGGGATGGAGATATAGCAGTAGATGGTACTGCAGGAAATGGTAATGATACATTATTACTAGCAAAGGGAGTTGGAGAAAAGGGGAAGGTTTATGCCTTTGATATTCAACAAGAAGCATTAGATAATACATATAAATTATTAGTTAATAATAAACTAGAAAGTAGAGTAGTTTTAATTAAAGAAAGCCATGATTGTTTAAAACAATATTTGGGTAATCTAAAGGCAAAGGCTATAATGTTTAATTTTGGATATTTACCAGGAGGAAATCATAAAATTATAACAAAACTGGAATCTACAATCCCAGCCATTGAACAAGGCTTAGAAATTTTGCAAAAAAATGGCATAATGTCCTTAATGTTGTACCCTGGTCACTATGGAGGGAAGTGGGAAACTGAAGGTGTGATAACCCTTGCTAAAAACTTAAATCCTAGGCATTATACGGTACTACACTATAACTTAATTAATTTGCAGAATTTTCCGCCTCAACTTATATTAATTCAAAAGAAGATTTAA
- a CDS encoding YifB family Mg chelatase-like AAA ATPase, giving the protein MINLFATVKSCGLLGLEANLIEVEVNISPGLPAFEVVGLPDTAVREAKERVKAAIINSGFNFPSQRIIVNLAPADLKKEGPIYDLPIALAILAATNNWPKELLEDIIVWGELSLDGRVRGINGLLPMLIHLKDKEKGSYILPDANKEEGALVKEIKVYPVKNLKEGVYHILKKQVIEQFKANIPLEEIKNPGDFSEVKGQKVAKRALEIAAAGGHNILLIGPPGSGKSMLAKRFSTILPPLNYEEILEVSKIYSVAGLLRKRGLIKNRPFRAPHHTISYAGLIGGGTDFQLIAAMNPCPCGFYRSMNIECTCSMGVVEKYRNKISGPLLDRLDLHIEVPPVNFEELMNNNIKEESSKTILQRVIKAREVQKKRYKYLNIKENSQLTGKYIERYCKISDDAKKLLEGAFYNLGLSARAYDKILKVARTIADLGEKENIDVNHIAEAIQYRSLDLK; this is encoded by the coding sequence GTGATTAATTTGTTTGCTACAGTTAAAAGTTGTGGATTACTAGGGCTTGAGGCTAACTTAATAGAGGTTGAAGTAAATATTTCTCCAGGACTTCCAGCCTTTGAAGTTGTAGGATTGCCAGATACAGCAGTTAGAGAAGCAAAGGAAAGGGTAAAAGCAGCTATTATAAACTCTGGATTTAATTTTCCTTCACAACGGATTATTGTTAATTTAGCCCCAGCTGATTTGAAAAAAGAAGGGCCTATATATGATTTACCTATAGCTTTAGCAATTTTAGCGGCAACAAATAATTGGCCTAAAGAATTATTGGAAGATATAATAGTTTGGGGGGAACTTTCCTTAGATGGTAGAGTACGGGGAATAAATGGGCTTTTACCAATGCTAATCCATTTAAAAGATAAAGAAAAAGGGAGTTATATTTTACCTGATGCCAATAAGGAAGAAGGAGCTTTAGTTAAAGAAATAAAAGTTTATCCCGTAAAAAATTTAAAAGAAGGGGTATATCACATACTAAAAAAACAGGTAATTGAACAATTTAAGGCAAATATCCCTTTAGAAGAAATTAAAAATCCAGGAGATTTTAGTGAAGTTAAAGGGCAAAAGGTAGCTAAACGGGCATTAGAAATTGCTGCGGCAGGAGGGCATAATATCCTTCTAATCGGCCCACCCGGTTCAGGCAAATCGATGTTAGCTAAAAGATTTTCAACTATCTTGCCCCCATTAAATTATGAGGAAATATTGGAAGTATCTAAAATCTACAGTGTAGCGGGGTTATTAAGAAAGAGGGGTTTAATAAAAAATAGGCCCTTTAGGGCTCCCCATCATACTATTTCTTATGCAGGTTTAATAGGGGGAGGAACGGATTTTCAGTTAATTGCCGCTATGAATCCATGTCCTTGTGGATTTTATCGATCTATGAATATAGAGTGTACTTGTTCAATGGGGGTAGTTGAGAAATACCGCAATAAGATTTCTGGGCCTTTATTGGACAGGCTAGATTTACATATAGAAGTACCACCCGTTAATTTTGAGGAATTGATGAATAATAATATTAAAGAAGAAAGCTCTAAAACTATTTTACAAAGAGTAATAAAAGCTAGAGAAGTTCAGAAAAAGCGTTATAAATACTTAAATATAAAGGAAAATAGTCAATTAACAGGTAAATATATTGAAAGATATTGTAAAATTTCAGATGATGCTAAAAAATTATTAGAAGGGGCATTTTATAACTTAGGATTAAGTGCTAGAGCTTATGATAAAATCTTAAAAGTAGCGAGAACAATAGCTGATTTAGGGGAAAAGGAAAATATCGATGTTAATCATATAGCAGAAGCTATTCAATACAGAAGCTTAGATTTAAAGTAA